From the Oxobacter pfennigii genome, one window contains:
- a CDS encoding cell wall hydrolase, translated as MNIIKKASMSMMIALALTAPVLFNGHAFAASTLAVKSTGAEVLKLQENLKALGYFNGSNPTGNYGTLTRFSVMKFQAANGLSTDGIAGPATLSKVDTLIGGKSQDLYTVNEGDTLWIISQKYGTTSDRLKIINSLAGDTIYPGQKLSTLDEAKTVSEAASVTAEVSEENIYWLARIIESEASGEPYLGKVAVGNVILNRMESKDFPDTIKEVIFDDYKGIPQFSPVADGTIYNTPGTDSIKAAKEALSGSRPVGNATYFFNPDKSAGEWIVKNKTYLTRIGEHVFYQ; from the coding sequence ATGAACATAATAAAAAAGGCGTCAATGTCCATGATGATTGCATTGGCATTGACGGCACCTGTGCTGTTTAATGGGCATGCATTTGCTGCATCAACTTTGGCAGTTAAAAGCACAGGGGCGGAAGTCTTAAAGCTTCAGGAGAATCTTAAGGCATTGGGGTACTTTAACGGAAGCAATCCTACAGGAAATTACGGAACCCTGACAAGATTTTCAGTAATGAAATTTCAGGCAGCCAACGGTTTAAGCACTGACGGTATTGCAGGGCCGGCAACATTATCCAAAGTTGATACACTAATTGGCGGAAAGTCACAAGACCTGTATACCGTAAATGAAGGGGATACTCTGTGGATTATATCCCAAAAATATGGGACAACCTCTGACAGGCTCAAAATTATAAATTCTTTAGCTGGTGATACAATTTATCCTGGTCAGAAATTAAGTACTTTAGATGAGGCAAAGACAGTATCTGAGGCAGCTTCAGTAACTGCAGAAGTCTCAGAGGAAAATATTTACTGGCTGGCAAGAATAATAGAGTCCGAAGCTTCAGGAGAACCATATTTAGGAAAGGTAGCCGTAGGAAATGTTATTTTAAACAGAATGGAATCAAAGGACTTCCCTGATACAATAAAAGAAGTTATCTTTGATGACTACAAGGGTATACCTCAGTTCAGCCCTGTAGCAGACGGAACCATATACAATACTCCAGGTACCGACAGTATCAAGGCCGCAAAAGAAGCATTAAGCGGTTCAAGACCAGTAGGAAATGCCACGTATTTCTTTAATCCTGACAAGTCGGCGGGAGAGTGGATAGTAAAGAATAAAACATATCTTACAAGAATCGGAGAACATGTGTTTTATCAATAA
- a CDS encoding DUF378 domain-containing protein, with protein MDRLALILMIIGAVNYGLIGLFQFDLASALFGDQGSIISRALYTLIGAAGVYSISLLFKERKPVR; from the coding sequence ATGGATAGATTGGCGTTAATATTAATGATAATTGGGGCGGTGAACTACGGCTTAATTGGTTTATTTCAGTTTGACCTTGCGTCCGCCCTTTTCGGAGACCAGGGCTCAATTATAAGCAGAGCTCTATATACTCTTATAGGAGCCGCCGGAGTTTATTCCATTTCATTGCTGTTTAAAGAGCGCAAGCCTGTCAGATAG
- a CDS encoding DUF378 domain-containing protein: MKLDLFDWLALILVVIGAINWGLLGLLNVDLVALIFGGQMEFVSKVIYSIIGLAGAYMIYMLTKLKRA, encoded by the coding sequence ATGAAGCTTGATCTGTTTGATTGGCTGGCACTTATTTTAGTAGTTATAGGAGCTATTAACTGGGGACTTTTAGGATTGCTTAATGTGGATTTGGTTGCGCTTATCTTCGGAGGGCAGATGGAATTTGTGAGCAAGGTAATATACAGCATTATTGGACTTGCCGGGGCTTATATGATTTATATGCTTACCAAGCTAAAGAGAGCGTAA
- a CDS encoding HpcH/HpaI aldolase family protein: MNSIIKKMEGKKTVIGPFAAVCATETIEMLGLAGFDFCIVDGEHGPGTFLTLQNACIAGDNKDLDISIVYRVPENTNAAIGHALDIGAAGVVVPHVDDVESAKRAVKAAKFYPLGDRGMHGVVRAARYGNINMDEYIKKSNEDTMLMIQIEGMEGYNNLDDILEVKGIDGIFIGPYDLSQSMGVPGQVNHPEVIERIEEIIERIKAKKEDMFIGIFTTDVESSKKWADMGVQFIAYQIDTMIFSAAAKAAVNSLRDKIK, from the coding sequence ATGAACAGTATAATTAAAAAAATGGAAGGTAAAAAAACAGTCATAGGTCCTTTTGCTGCTGTTTGCGCCACTGAAACAATTGAAATGCTGGGTTTGGCGGGTTTTGATTTTTGCATAGTAGACGGAGAACATGGGCCGGGAACGTTTTTAACCCTTCAGAATGCTTGTATTGCAGGGGATAATAAGGATCTTGACATATCAATAGTTTATAGGGTGCCTGAAAACACTAACGCAGCTATTGGACATGCATTAGACATTGGGGCGGCCGGGGTGGTAGTTCCCCATGTAGATGATGTGGAGTCGGCAAAAAGGGCGGTTAAGGCAGCAAAATTTTATCCACTAGGGGATAGGGGAATGCATGGGGTGGTAAGAGCCGCAAGATACGGAAACATAAATATGGATGAATACATAAAAAAGTCAAATGAAGATACCATGCTCATGATCCAAATAGAAGGAATGGAAGGCTATAATAATCTGGATGATATCTTAGAAGTTAAAGGTATTGATGGTATATTCATAGGACCATATGATCTTTCCCAATCCATGGGAGTACCTGGGCAGGTAAACCATCCGGAAGTCATTGAGAGGATAGAAGAGATTATTGAAAGGATAAAAGCTAAAAAAGAAGATATGTTCATCGGAATTTTCACAACGGATGTTGAATCATCAAAAAAATGGGCGGACATGGGAGTTCAGTTTATTGCATATCAGATTGATACAATGATATTTTCGGCTGCTGCCAAAGCTGCAGTAAATAGTCTGAGAGACAAAATAAAGTAA